A stretch of DNA from Deinococcus seoulensis:
ACTCCTCGCGCACGAAGTCACGCACACCGTTCAGCAGAGCCAGGGGCGCGTGGGCAAAGGAATCGATCCAGATGCTGGATTGGAAACCGAGGCGCAGGCAATGGGAAGCAGATTGGCACAGATGAAACCCGTTACTGAGCCCCTACGCCGCGCGCCTGCCATGTCCAGGATCAGTGCTGGTCTGGCCGTACAGCGCCAGTACCAAACCCCTCTTGTTTTTTCCAACTCACAGACCAAAACCGCCCTATCACTGGGAGGCACTGGGCAGGCATGGGAAGATGCTGGCGCTGCTACCCAGATAGCAGTCCAGATGGTACCTGCTCGCCTGAAACAGCAATTCAAAGACATGCCTACTACCCTGACCGCTGGTCTCCAGATCATGGTGCGGGACATCGCCCTGACTTTGGGGGTTTCGACGGCGGTGGGCGCAGCCATAGGAGCCTTCTTCGGCGGAGTCGGTGCGGCTCCTGGAGCGGCGCTCGGCTTTGAAGTCGGTCAACTGATCCTGGGTGCCTGGGGCTTGGCCGTTCTCTTGCCGGTTCTGAAAAGTCAGATGGACTCACTGGGCTGGAGTGTCCGGCAATTCACCAAGTTGAGCAAAGCGGCCGCCGGCAACCCACAGAAAATCAAACAGGCCGCTGAAGCACTGACGACTGGGATCGTCATTTTCTGTAATGGCCTGCTGTTAGCGATCGGGGCTCTTCTCCTTAAACAGGGGACCGCATGGATCACCAAGAGCAGACTGGGTACAGCGATCAGCGCGACCTCCGAGAAGAGCGCTTCTCTGGTGTGGCTGAAGCAACGACAGCAATTCGGAGCGACCAGGCCCGTGGCAAAAGCCCTGGTAGACCGTGGACGAGCGCTAGGCATAGCCAGGCTGCAGAAAGAAGCAGGACTTCTCTCTCAAGGCTTGAAAATGGCTTCGTCTGCGGTCAAAGGCATTGACCCTCCCGCTGATCGTGTTCGGTACCAGGAGGCGGTCAAGGTTGGCACCTTGAAGTACCACCTTCACCCGCAATTTGGTGCGGTCAAAGCGGAACTTGACCGGTACGGCTTTCAGATTCGGACGAGTGACCACACCCACGTCGTCTACCGACGGTTGATTGATCCAAAGGACAAGAAGCAGGTCACGGGCGTCGAGAAGGTCCTCAATCTCGGGCCGGACGTGCGCTTTCTGGATGTCCTGCATGAACTCGATCACATCCGTCAGCTGGTAGTCAACCTGAAAGGGGAAGTTTTCACCGATACAGGCGTAGCGCGCCAAGGCGGGTTCAAGTCTTTTGGGAACGATGCTCTGTACCGGTCCACGACACTTTCGAATCCACAAAATGTCGTGACTGAGACGCATGTCCGGCTGAAGGAGTATCAGCGCCTGCGGCTGGCTGGTGCCGATGATGCCATCCTGGCTGAACATTACGAAGGGGTCGCCCACTGGCTGAAACAATTTCGGGAGCAGACCAGCTCCGCAAAAGGGTCAGCATCCAATGCAGCGCTTCAGGATTGGGCCTATACGGCCTTCCCTGATTTGCAAGACCTGATCAATGAATTCCAGACACTGGTATCGACTGGTGCTGACACAATGCGTCTGAGGTAGAACACACAACGGACAAAGGAACATCATGTTAGGGAACGCGAGATACTCCGTAGAGGTGTGGGCCATGGACCTTCTGGGCCGGAAGGTGTCCTACCGCAGCATCACGCTCAACGACATCTTCACCGTCACATTTCTAGAACTGGATGAGCTGGAATCTTCACGTCTGGACAGTGTATCTGAGGAAATGCTGAACCGTTTACCATACGGTTTTTTGGTGCTCCCCGCCAATCAGCGTGAGATCAGCTATATCGCCAAGAGCACAACAGATCCGCAAACTCTGGAAACCTTCGTCACGCACGCCTTCCTGATCCCCAGAGAGATGCATGTTTTCTTTCAAGGGGAACTCAATGCACTTGATCTGGTCACCAAGCCGGATGGGTACGGCATAGATGATATTGACCGCCTCAGTGTGATTCAGTTCATCTTCACGCAGATCGTGGAGGCAGGATTGTTGAGCCCTTACCAGTTGAAGGCCCTGTCGGATTTGAAGACCCCGAAACCGGAGTAGCCGTGATGGTGGCGCGTCAGCGTACATTCCAGAAGCAATCTGAGGTATGGAAACGAAAAGCCGCTGAGCCGCCACTCTTGTGAACCATGTGAAATCCGGGCAGCCTGAAGCCGTAATCCGCCCTCAGCACGCGATAGCGCTCTCCGGGACCGCCAGAACCGCGGACGCTTCGACGAGATCATCCGGGGCGCTCTCCGCTAGGGGCGGTGCTTTCAGAAAGAGGCGCACAGGCGCCGGAAGCCCGCGTCTGAGAGGCGCCAGCAGCGCAGAATGGGGCGGTGAGTGAACTGCATTTTCTCGGTCTGGGCGGCACGGACGAGGTCGGGGCCAGCTCCTACCTGTACCGCCTGCATGAAGGGAACCTCCTGATCGACGCTGGCGCCCGCCCCGGCTCCGTCGGCGAGGCCGCCCTGCCCCAACTCGAGCGTCTCGCCGA
This window harbors:
- a CDS encoding eCIS core domain-containing protein; the protein is DAEATQPVLARIQARRGAGNPLPEAIQRHLEQGLNHDLSRVRIHDDAEADKLAKGVNAIAFTTGTDIFFQAGRFNPNTQSGLELLAHEVTHTVQQSQGRVGKGIDPDAGLETEAQAMGSRLAQMKPVTEPLRRAPAMSRISAGLAVQRQYQTPLVFSNSQTKTALSLGGTGQAWEDAGAATQIAVQMVPARLKQQFKDMPTTLTAGLQIMVRDIALTLGVSTAVGAAIGAFFGGVGAAPGAALGFEVGQLILGAWGLAVLLPVLKSQMDSLGWSVRQFTKLSKAAAGNPQKIKQAAEALTTGIVIFCNGLLLAIGALLLKQGTAWITKSRLGTAISATSEKSASLVWLKQRQQFGATRPVAKALVDRGRALGIARLQKEAGLLSQGLKMASSAVKGIDPPADRVRYQEAVKVGTLKYHLHPQFGAVKAELDRYGFQIRTSDHTHVVYRRLIDPKDKKQVTGVEKVLNLGPDVRFLDVLHELDHIRQLVVNLKGEVFTDTGVARQGGFKSFGNDALYRSTTLSNPQNVVTETHVRLKEYQRLRLAGADDAILAEHYEGVAHWLKQFREQTSSAKGSASNAALQDWAYTAFPDLQDLINEFQTLVSTGADTMRLR